The Paracholeplasma brassicae genome contains a region encoding:
- a CDS encoding hemolysin family protein, whose translation MDDPSSQNLVVSLIMIVILTVINAFLAGAEMAFVSLNPNKIKSLAEDGNKKAIKVLELLDNSDAFLSAIQVGITFAGFFNSAAASQAFVYRLSPYLNAIPGGDVVATIIVTLILSYVTLVLGELYPKQLALQIPERYALMSASSITLLKNIFKPFIWLLTVSTGLVKRITPIKFEQKEEKITRAEMKALIKNSRNDGVIDADEFNMMRGVLSLDSKAVTEIMVPRVDAFMIDINEPIKEALDKIIDQSYSRIPLYENEKDNLRGVVTIKDVLLNLDKLKKGEITLMDLKRDPLFILESTRVDDLLLQFKESKQLLAIIIDEFGGVAGLVTLEDLIEEIVGEIDDEYDETTKHYHTIDSNTVVVKGLMSLETFNHLFETSLDSEDYDTLAGYFIEQLGYIPRKEDKAVIDTHTHLLTVESLRGNRIQSIRVKKKYN comes from the coding sequence ATGGATGACCCTAGCAGTCAAAACTTAGTAGTTTCATTAATTATGATTGTGATTTTGACAGTTATTAATGCGTTTTTAGCAGGTGCAGAAATGGCATTTGTTTCACTTAATCCAAATAAAATCAAAAGTCTAGCCGAAGATGGAAATAAAAAAGCCATTAAGGTACTAGAATTATTAGATAATTCGGATGCATTTTTATCCGCAATTCAAGTAGGGATTACATTTGCAGGTTTCTTTAACTCTGCAGCTGCCTCACAAGCGTTCGTTTACCGTTTATCGCCATATCTAAATGCCATTCCCGGTGGCGATGTGGTTGCGACAATCATCGTGACTTTGATTTTATCCTACGTCACCTTGGTCCTTGGTGAGTTATACCCAAAACAGCTGGCACTTCAAATACCAGAAAGATACGCATTAATGTCAGCCTCAAGTATCACGTTACTGAAAAATATTTTCAAACCGTTTATTTGGTTATTAACCGTTTCGACCGGGTTAGTAAAACGAATCACACCCATCAAATTTGAACAAAAAGAAGAAAAGATTACAAGAGCAGAAATGAAGGCTTTAATCAAAAATAGCCGAAACGATGGTGTGATTGACGCCGATGAATTTAACATGATGCGTGGTGTGTTATCCCTTGATTCAAAAGCAGTTACCGAGATAATGGTTCCAAGAGTAGATGCGTTTATGATCGATATTAATGAACCAATCAAAGAAGCACTTGATAAGATCATCGATCAATCCTATTCGAGAATTCCGCTTTATGAAAATGAAAAAGACAACCTACGCGGGGTTGTTACAATAAAAGACGTGCTATTAAATTTAGATAAATTAAAAAAAGGTGAAATCACCTTAATGGATCTAAAAAGAGACCCACTTTTTATCTTAGAATCAACCAGGGTTGATGATTTGTTACTGCAATTCAAAGAGTCAAAACAACTGTTAGCCATTATTATTGATGAATTTGGTGGTGTTGCTGGTCTTGTGACACTCGAAGATTTAATTGAAGAAATCGTTGGTGAAATCGATGATGAATACGATGAAACGACCAAGCATTACCATACGATTGACTCAAATACAGTGGTTGTTAAAGGTTTAATGAGTTTAGAGACGTTTAATCATCTATTTGAGACATCACTTGATTCCGAGGATTATGATACCTTAGCAGGCTACTTCATCGAGCAATTAGGCTACATACCTAGAAAAGAAGATAAAGCAGTTATCGACACCCACACACACCTGTTAACTGTGGAATCACTTAGAGGCAATCGGATCCAAAGTATTCGAGTAAAAAAGAAATACAACTAA
- a CDS encoding ArsR/SmtB family transcription factor, whose product MQIKLLNEIEKQKVSNLFKVIADPTRIDILYTLKDSRLSVSEIKDKLNMSQSAISHQLRVLKDVNLVKDERVGKNIFYSLSDNHVYDIFNQAIDHVREEECNHE is encoded by the coding sequence ATGCAAATCAAATTATTAAACGAAATAGAAAAACAGAAAGTCAGTAATTTATTTAAAGTAATTGCTGATCCCACAAGAATTGATATCTTATATACACTTAAAGATTCTAGACTTTCTGTTTCAGAAATTAAAGACAAACTAAATATGAGTCAAAGTGCGATAAGTCATCAACTTAGAGTATTAAAAGATGTTAATTTAGTTAAGGATGAAAGAGTAGGTAAAAACATATTTTATTCACTTTCAGATAATCACGTATATGACATATTCAATCAAGCGATTGACCACGTAAGGGAAGAGGAGTGTAATCATGAATAA
- a CDS encoding DNA glycosylase AlkZ-like family protein, producing MKKTWTKNEARNVLVRYHMINTSDLLEGERGILDVIKRLQSIQYDPLNVVGINTCLVMQSRVNDYKKDDLKKLLYEKRALIDGFDKMMSIYLTKDFPLLEEVRKHTAAMHYNTLVYRNQTEALDYINEVKNSLKEKPKYASEIELGGRSKSGWGQTKTSSATLDYLFFRGDIGVRNKKNTLKQYDLIENLIDNSDQKSPFKTRAEFIKYYLLRRIKSLGICRDKNGVHLSGPYISDKHIRSEYLIQLVSDGLIEEIEIEGLSDRFYVPKEATQLTNQIVDKIAFIAPLDNLIWDRDFIEMLFDFKYRWEVYTPKNKRLYGYYVLPVLYKDQFIGRIEFAKHRLNDELKILNYVQETQSISVEDDVFIEAIKRFKYYLKQ from the coding sequence GTGAAAAAAACATGGACAAAAAATGAGGCGAGAAATGTATTAGTTCGCTACCATATGATTAATACCTCGGACTTGCTTGAGGGTGAAAGAGGCATACTTGATGTTATAAAACGCCTACAATCAATTCAATACGACCCTCTAAATGTGGTCGGTATAAACACCTGTCTTGTCATGCAAAGTAGGGTGAATGACTACAAAAAAGATGATTTAAAGAAGCTACTTTATGAAAAGCGAGCGTTAATTGATGGGTTTGATAAAATGATGTCGATTTATTTAACTAAAGATTTTCCTTTACTAGAAGAGGTCAGGAAGCACACGGCAGCGATGCATTATAATACCCTAGTATACAGAAATCAGACAGAAGCCCTTGATTACATTAATGAGGTTAAAAACAGCTTAAAAGAAAAACCGAAATATGCCAGTGAAATCGAATTAGGTGGTAGATCAAAAAGTGGATGGGGACAAACAAAGACATCAAGTGCAACACTAGATTATTTATTTTTTAGAGGCGATATCGGCGTTAGAAACAAGAAAAATACATTAAAACAATATGACTTAATTGAGAACTTAATCGACAACTCTGACCAAAAATCACCATTTAAAACCAGGGCTGAATTTATTAAATATTATTTATTAAGACGTATTAAATCACTTGGTATTTGCAGAGATAAAAATGGTGTTCACTTAAGCGGTCCTTATATCAGTGATAAACACATTAGAAGCGAGTATTTAATCCAATTAGTGTCAGATGGATTGATTGAAGAAATTGAAATTGAAGGACTGAGTGATCGTTTTTATGTGCCTAAAGAGGCAACACAGTTAACCAATCAAATCGTCGATAAAATCGCATTTATCGCACCTCTAGACAATCTAATTTGGGATAGGGATTTTATTGAAATGCTCTTTGACTTTAAATACCGCTGGGAAGTCTATACACCTAAGAACAAACGCCTATACGGGTATTATGTCCTGCCTGTTCTTTATAAAGACCAGTTTATTGGTCGAATTGAGTTTGCCAAGCACCGCTTAAATGACGAATTAAAAATATTAAATTACGTTCAAGAAACACAATCCATAAGTGTCGAAGATGACGTGTTTATTGAGGCAATCAAGCGATTTAAATATTACCTTAAACAGTAA
- a CDS encoding carbohydrate kinase, with protein sequence MKLNENEKKVLSILKEDPYVSQQFIADQLDLSRPAVANLISGLQEKGYILGKPYVLKTEDYITCIGGCNMDYTFRLEEGMVLGTSNPVNSLTSHGGVIRNVADNLSRLNHKVSLMTVVGDDRAGEELIHASKKLMEVFAIDKIKHENTGGYYSVIGLDGNMNVGFADMSINHHMNRNWVLEHKRHLNTSSWLVADMNVSKDGLEALVEYAKNENKRLAIIGVSGPKMKNLPDDLEGIEIIICNLDESQSYFKTEETDPKVIVDLWIKKGLKQAVVTYGKKGSYYFDGKSIKHQEAFIVTDDKIVDVTGAGDSFSSAVIHGLVSNESLEQSIKYGAASSSLTIQSKFSVNPKLSINLIKKEIKKHESI encoded by the coding sequence ATGAAGTTAAATGAGAATGAAAAAAAAGTACTATCAATCTTGAAAGAAGATCCTTACGTGAGTCAACAGTTCATTGCGGATCAATTAGACCTATCGAGACCTGCGGTTGCAAACCTCATTTCAGGTCTACAAGAAAAAGGTTACATCCTAGGTAAGCCTTATGTCCTTAAAACAGAGGACTACATCACTTGTATCGGTGGATGTAATATGGACTATACGTTTAGATTAGAAGAAGGTATGGTCTTAGGGACATCAAACCCGGTCAATTCTCTAACATCACATGGTGGTGTGATTCGAAATGTCGCTGATAATCTATCAAGACTAAACCATAAAGTCTCTTTAATGACTGTTGTTGGTGATGATAGAGCGGGTGAAGAACTTATTCATGCATCAAAAAAATTAATGGAAGTATTCGCGATTGATAAAATCAAACACGAAAATACAGGCGGTTATTATTCAGTCATCGGATTAGATGGAAATATGAACGTTGGTTTTGCCGATATGTCAATTAATCATCACATGAACAGGAACTGGGTCTTAGAGCATAAGAGACATCTAAACACAAGTTCATGGCTGGTTGCTGATATGAATGTGTCAAAAGATGGGTTAGAAGCACTTGTTGAATATGCAAAAAATGAAAACAAAAGATTAGCAATCATTGGTGTTTCAGGACCTAAGATGAAGAACTTACCAGATGATCTAGAAGGTATTGAAATAATAATATGCAATCTAGATGAATCACAAAGCTACTTTAAAACAGAAGAAACAGATCCTAAAGTCATCGTTGACTTATGGATAAAGAAAGGTTTGAAACAAGCGGTTGTGACCTATGGTAAAAAAGGTTCTTACTACTTTGATGGTAAGTCAATCAAGCATCAAGAAGCATTTATTGTCACTGATGACAAAATCGTTGATGTCACAGGCGCAGGCGATTCATTTAGTAGTGCTGTGATTCATGGATTAGTTTCAAATGAATCATTGGAACAAAGCATTAAATACGGGGCAGCAAGTTCTAGCCTAACCATTCAAAGTAAATTTTCAGTTAATCCAAAACTATCAATTAATCTAATTAAAAAGGAGATCAAAAAACATGAAAGCATTTAA
- a CDS encoding helix-turn-helix domain-containing protein, producing the protein MISVGVDLLTVEKRVAKAILDFKLKQIVLPISKREWANELGMSSEALSRTLKIFKDQEDIELKGQRIIILLDRENLEEILKN; encoded by the coding sequence GTGATTTCTGTTGGGGTAGATTTACTTACAGTTGAAAAGCGAGTTGCAAAAGCAATTTTAGATTTCAAATTAAAACAAATTGTTTTACCAATCTCTAAAAGAGAGTGGGCAAATGAGCTTGGTATGAGTAGTGAGGCTTTAAGTAGAACCTTAAAAATATTCAAAGATCAAGAGGATATCGAACTTAAGGGACAAAGAATTATTATCTTATTAGATAGAGAAAACTTAGAAGAAATCTTAAAAAATTAA
- a CDS encoding pseudouridine-5'-phosphate glycosidase has product MKAFNQFLEITPEVQEALKNNKPVVALESTIISHGMPYPDNVVMAKKVEQIIREEGAIPATIAIMDGKIKIGLSDQDLETLAKSKHAIKVSRRDLASVIALKQLGATTVASTMICAEMAGIKFFVTGGIGGVHKGYEQTLDVSADLEELGQTDVTVICAGAKAILDLPRTMEYLETKGVSVVGYQTEVLPAFYTRTSDIKLHLHVENVQDLAKIVHAKDQLKLKGGLLVANPIPEKDSLDGDYMNDIINRAVKDSVKDQIEGKDVTPYLLKKIVEETQGKSLEANLALVYNNAKVGALLAKAYMALQK; this is encoded by the coding sequence ATGAAAGCATTTAATCAATTTCTAGAAATTACACCTGAAGTACAAGAAGCACTTAAAAACAACAAACCGGTGGTTGCGCTTGAATCAACCATTATCTCTCACGGTATGCCATACCCTGATAATGTCGTTATGGCTAAAAAAGTAGAACAAATTATTAGAGAAGAAGGTGCGATTCCTGCAACAATTGCAATCATGGATGGTAAGATCAAAATTGGGTTATCGGACCAAGACTTAGAAACTTTAGCTAAATCTAAGCACGCAATCAAAGTGTCAAGACGCGATTTAGCATCCGTCATCGCATTAAAACAATTAGGGGCAACAACCGTAGCATCGACAATGATTTGCGCAGAAATGGCAGGTATCAAATTCTTTGTCACAGGTGGTATCGGTGGGGTTCATAAAGGCTATGAACAAACACTAGATGTATCAGCTGACCTTGAAGAATTAGGACAAACCGATGTCACTGTCATCTGTGCGGGTGCTAAAGCGATTCTTGACTTACCAAGAACGATGGAATACCTAGAAACTAAAGGTGTTTCAGTTGTCGGTTATCAAACGGAAGTACTTCCTGCTTTCTATACTCGAACATCCGATATTAAACTACACTTACATGTTGAAAACGTTCAAGACTTAGCTAAGATTGTTCATGCTAAGGATCAATTAAAATTAAAAGGTGGCTTACTTGTTGCTAACCCAATTCCTGAAAAAGACTCACTTGATGGCGACTACATGAATGACATCATCAATCGAGCTGTTAAAGATTCTGTCAAAGATCAAATCGAAGGTAAAGATGTTACACCATACCTACTCAAGAAAATTGTAGAAGAAACTCAAGGTAAGAGCTTAGAAGCTAACTTGGCACTTGTGTATAACAACGCAAAAGTTGGTGCGTTACTTGCTAAAGCTTATATGGCACTTCAAAAATAA
- a CDS encoding heavy metal translocating P-type ATPase, which produces MNKEKKHNHNHNHNHGELVELILYFTGLLLFIVAIFLPKSIAFTVGNFEVVIKNLFYLIATVISGYHVIYEGFADTIKSSIKHKRFKPNIHVLMALAAVGAIIIAEYFEGALLILIFAGAHILEEYAEAKSQKEIKNLLDLNPTQGRRINADGSITIVDVADLVIGDILQVLNGDQVATDGIILTGISNIDESSITGESIPKEKTVGDIVFGSTINGNGTFTMKVTKDSKDTVFAKILQLVSETQTNVSKTAVLIKRIEPIYVTIVLIIAPLFYVLGRFGFGWDHYQSFYRTMVLLIGASPCALAATDIPATLSAISNLAKNGILFKGGSYLSNFADVKAIAFDKTGTLTEGKPVVTDNYFIDTLSEDKKNDYLAIIVAMEKHSNHPLADAIINRFTEVKEVELDAENIIGTGLITSYGSNKYKIGKPSSYKNVSKEIFEVTEKFEDEGKTVVYFSENDLIVGLIAIQDIPKETSINAIKYFNEQGIHTVMITGDAIKTGEAIGRQLGITQVIGNVLPEDKSNIIADLKATYGAVAMVGDGVNDAPALAQADIGVAMGSGTDIAIDAADAVLMQSDLEKLNYTHKVATKLRRVVITNIIFAMTIVVFLLTMNFIGKMDMPIAVVFHEGSTIVVILSGLRLLRTIKPKIKK; this is translated from the coding sequence ATGAATAAAGAGAAAAAACACAATCATAATCATAATCATAATCACGGGGAATTAGTAGAATTAATCTTATATTTTACAGGATTATTATTATTTATAGTGGCAATATTTTTGCCCAAAAGTATTGCATTTACAGTAGGTAATTTTGAAGTAGTTATTAAAAACTTGTTTTACTTAATAGCAACTGTAATTTCAGGATACCATGTAATATATGAAGGTTTTGCTGATACAATCAAATCGAGTATTAAACATAAAAGATTTAAACCCAATATTCACGTCCTTATGGCACTTGCTGCTGTAGGTGCAATTATTATTGCAGAATACTTTGAGGGAGCACTGTTAATACTAATATTTGCAGGAGCACATATTTTAGAAGAATATGCCGAAGCTAAAAGTCAAAAAGAAATTAAAAACTTACTTGACTTAAACCCAACTCAAGGTAGAAGAATTAATGCAGATGGCAGTATCACAATTGTTGATGTAGCCGATTTAGTTATAGGTGATATATTACAAGTGTTAAATGGTGATCAAGTAGCAACTGATGGAATTATCTTAACGGGAATTTCAAATATTGATGAATCAAGTATTACTGGTGAAAGTATTCCAAAAGAAAAAACAGTAGGTGATATTGTCTTTGGAAGTACAATTAACGGTAATGGTACATTTACAATGAAAGTTACTAAAGATAGTAAAGACACTGTTTTTGCTAAGATATTACAACTTGTTAGTGAAACTCAAACAAACGTTTCAAAAACAGCAGTATTGATTAAAAGAATTGAACCAATCTATGTAACTATAGTGTTAATAATTGCACCATTATTTTATGTGTTAGGAAGATTTGGATTTGGCTGGGATCATTATCAAAGTTTTTATCGTACTATGGTATTACTAATTGGAGCATCACCTTGTGCACTTGCAGCAACAGATATTCCAGCAACACTATCAGCCATTTCAAACTTAGCTAAAAATGGAATATTATTTAAAGGTGGTTCATACCTTTCAAACTTTGCAGATGTTAAAGCAATAGCATTTGACAAAACAGGAACACTTACTGAAGGTAAACCCGTAGTAACTGATAATTACTTTATCGACACATTATCAGAAGATAAAAAGAATGATTACCTTGCTATTATAGTTGCAATGGAAAAACACTCAAATCATCCTCTTGCAGATGCCATTATTAACAGATTTACAGAGGTGAAAGAAGTTGAGTTAGATGCAGAAAATATCATTGGTACCGGATTAATTACAAGTTATGGAAGCAATAAATATAAAATAGGTAAACCTAGTTCATATAAAAATGTATCAAAAGAAATATTTGAAGTAACTGAGAAGTTTGAAGATGAAGGTAAAACAGTTGTATATTTCAGTGAGAACGATTTAATAGTTGGATTGATTGCTATTCAAGACATTCCAAAAGAAACATCAATTAACGCAATTAAATATTTCAACGAACAAGGAATCCATACTGTAATGATTACGGGAGATGCAATAAAAACAGGAGAAGCAATAGGTAGACAACTTGGCATAACTCAAGTAATAGGTAATGTATTACCAGAAGATAAGTCAAATATCATTGCTGATTTAAAAGCTACTTACGGCGCAGTAGCAATGGTTGGTGATGGTGTAAATGATGCACCAGCACTAGCTCAAGCAGACATTGGAGTTGCAATGGGAAGTGGAACTGATATTGCAATTGATGCAGCAGATGCTGTATTAATGCAAAGTGATTTAGAAAAACTTAATTATACTCATAAAGTAGCAACCAAGTTAAGAAGAGTAGTCATTACAAACATTATTTTTGCTATGACTATCGTAGTGTTTTTACTAACTATGAACTTTATTGGTAAAATGGATATGCCAATTGCTGTAGTATTTCATGAAGGAAGTACAATAGTAGTAATATTAAGTGGGTTAAGATTACTTAGAACAATTAAGCCTAAAATTAAAAAGTAA
- a CDS encoding InlB B-repeat-containing protein, with translation MKSKIAFATRFSTVSKSTPTEITQAHYELLHSDTVIYNQSIMEYVPLRDGYTFSGWYSDINLKTPYIFGSMPAEDITLHGKWVSND, from the coding sequence TTGAAATCTAAAATTGCTTTTGCAACTCGCTTTTCAACTGTAAGTAAATCTACCCCAACAGAAATCACACAAGCACACTATGAATTATTACATTCTGATACAGTCATATACAATCAAAGTATTATGGAATACGTACCATTACGAGATGGATATACATTTAGTGGTTGGTACAGTGATATCAATTTAAAAACACCATATATATTTGGGTCTATGCCCGCAGAAGATATTACACTTCATGGTAAATGGGTATCAAATGATTGA
- a CDS encoding Fic family protein, translated as MDFNIIDEKKDIIDSHRPFSQNMTRQLRDKLIIEWTYNSNAIEGNTLTLSETKVVLENGITIKGKPLKDHLEIINHKEAIEYIEDLVSKNVKLSEYDIKSVHYLILKEIDSTNAGKYRHENVFISGAKHVPPIYMNVPYEMQKMIEKYQSWKDLHPVVRACFLHGEFVKIHPFIDGNGRTARLLLNFELIQSGYPPVVIKTENRADYYDALDKAHTTNDYTDFIRMIVDLVNESEDSYLYLIG; from the coding sequence ATAGATTTTAATATTATTGATGAAAAAAAGGATATAATTGATTCCCATCGACCATTCTCTCAAAACATGACTAGACAATTAAGAGATAAATTAATAATTGAATGGACTTATAATTCTAATGCTATTGAAGGTAATACACTTACCTTATCAGAAACAAAAGTAGTCTTAGAAAATGGCATAACAATTAAAGGGAAACCATTAAAAGATCATTTAGAGATTATTAATCATAAAGAAGCAATTGAATACATTGAAGATCTAGTCAGTAAAAACGTTAAACTTTCAGAATATGATATTAAATCTGTTCATTATTTAATTTTGAAAGAAATTGATTCTACTAATGCTGGTAAATATAGACATGAAAATGTGTTTATCAGTGGTGCTAAGCATGTGCCACCAATATACATGAATGTTCCATATGAAATGCAGAAAATGATTGAAAAATATCAAAGTTGGAAAGATTTACACCCTGTAGTAAGGGCTTGTTTCTTACATGGAGAGTTTGTAAAAATTCACCCATTTATTGATGGTAATGGTAGAACAGCAAGACTTTTATTAAATTTTGAACTCATTCAAAGTGGCTATCCACCAGTTGTAATTAAAACAGAAAACAGAGCAGATTATTATGATGCACTTGATAAAGCGCACACAACAAATGATTATACCGATTTCATTAGAATGATTGTTGATTTGGTAAATGAATCAGAAGATTCTTACCTTTATTTGATAGGGTAA